In the Clavelina lepadiformis chromosome 8, kaClaLepa1.1, whole genome shotgun sequence genome, one interval contains:
- the LOC143468606 gene encoding dipeptidyl peptidase 2-like isoform X3, with translation MPRLLYILCYFPLLMFINCKSVTFNKNVPLEPTFEEHHFDQRIDHFNFQTVGEQKYKQRYLITDQYWKKSDGPIFFYTGNEGDIYGLKKASGFLTDLAFKMQALVVFAEHRYYGTSLPFGNDSFTDDHVGFLTIEQALADYAYLIKYLKQQYAALNSPVIAFGGSYGGQLAAYIRIKYPNLVAGSLAASAPLYWLTGFGDRHGFWKSVTEQFGKHTDACVNKIKKGFAETARHATTGNFAEISQAFTTCHPLTIESLNHLYGWVRNAFAQLAMRNYPYPTNSRASFPGYPVNVACQIILAKETAMEGLAAGAGFFYNRTSSSKNPNAIQCFDIYKEYIECADPTGCGFGNEAKAWNYQACTEVILPGGSNNETDMFPSLPFTLEMRDKYCKENVHTTPRNDWLAINYWAENLKLASNIIFSNGDLDPWGNGGILQDLSPTLQAIIVVGGAHHLDLRGSNPKDPESVIAVRQKEAAIISEWVQQHWQRLSKKLEL, from the exons ATGCCTCGCCTGTTgtatattttatgttattttccTTTACTGATGTTTATTAATTGTAAATCTGTcacatttaacaaaaatgtcCCATTGGAGCCAACTTTTGAAGAACACCACTTTGATCAGCGCATTGACCACTTCAACTTTCAAACTGTAGGTGAACAAAAATACAAGCAAAGATATCTCATTACAG ATCAGTACTGGAAAAAGTCCGATGGTCCCATATTCTTTTACACTGGCAATGAAGGGGATATTTATGGTCTCAAAAAAGCTAGTGGTTTTCTCACAGACTTGGCATTTAAAATGCAAGCCCTTGTTGTATTTGCTGAACAT AGATATTATGGCACATCCCTACCATTTGGTAACGATTCTTTTACTGACGATCATGTTGGATTTCTAACAATTGAGCAAGCTTTGGCTGATTATGCTTATCTTATAAAATACCTCAAGCAACAGTATGCTGCTTTGAATTCACCAGTTATAGCATTTGGCGGAAG CTATGGTGGACAATTAGCAGCTTATATAAGGATAAAATATCCAAATCTGGTCGCTGGCTCACTTGCTGCAAGTGCTCCTCTGTATTGGTTAACAGGCTTTGGGGACAGACATGGGTTTTGGAAGTCTGTGACAGAACAGTTCGGAAAACATACCGATGCTTGCgtaaataaaatcaagaaaGGATTCGCAGAAACTGCAAG ACATGCCACTACGGGCAACTTTGCTGAAATTAGCCAAGCTTTTACAACTTGCCATCCGTTAACAATTGAATCACTTAATCACTTGTACGGGTGGGTTAGAAATGCTTTTGCACAACTTGCCATGCGGAATTATCCTTATCCTACAAACTCTCGTGCTTCTTTTCCTGGATATCCTGTCAAT GTTGCCTGTCAAATTATCTTGGCTAAAGAAACTGCAATGGAAGGCTTGGCTGCGGGTGCAGGATTTTTCTATAACAGAACTTCATCTTCTAAAAACCCCAATGCTATTCAATGCTTTGACATATACAAAGAATACATTGAATGTGCTGACCCAACAGGATGTGGTTTTGGCAATGAAGCTAAAGCTTGGAATTATCAG gcaTGCACTGAGGTAATTCTTCCTGGTGGCAGTAACAACGAAACAGACATGTTTCCTTCTTTGCCATTTACGCTTGAGATGAGGGACAAATACTGTAAAGAAAATGTGCACACGACACCACGAAATGATTGGCTGGCAATAAAT TACTGGGCTGAGAACCTTAAACTTGCTTCAAACATAATTTTCTCCAATGGTGACTTGGATCCCTGGGGTAATGGTGGAATCCTTCAAGATCTTTCACCAACTTTGCAAGCAATCATTGTTGTAGGTGGAGCCCATCATCTTGATTTAAG AGGGTCCAACCCGAAAGACCCAGAGTCTGTTATTGCAGTTCGACAGAAGGAAGCTGCGATTATTTCAGAATGGGTGCAGCAACACTGGCAGCGACTGTCGAAGAAACTTGAACTGTAA
- the LOC143468606 gene encoding dipeptidyl peptidase 2-like isoform X4, which translates to MPRLLYILCYFPLLMFINCKSVTFNKNVPLEPTFEEHHFDQRIDHFNFQTVGEQKYKQRYLITDQYWKKSDGPIFFYTGNEGDIYGLKKASGFLTDLAFKMQALVVFAEHRYYGTSLPFGNDSFTDDHVGFLTIEQALADYAYLIKYLKQQYAALNSPVIAFGGSYGGQLAAYIRIKYPNLVAGSLAASAPLYWLTGFGDRHGFWKSVTEQFGKHTDACVNKIKKGFAETARHATTGNFAEISQAFTTCHPLTIESLNHLYGWVRNAFAQLAMRNYPYPTNSRASFPGYPVNVACQIILAKETAMEGLAAGAGFFYNRTSSSKNPNAIQCFDIYKEYIECADPTGCGFGNEAKAWNYQACTEVILPGGSNNETDMFPSLPFTLEMRDKYCKENVHTTPRNDWLAINVRNIKEM; encoded by the exons ATGCCTCGCCTGTTgtatattttatgttattttccTTTACTGATGTTTATTAATTGTAAATCTGTcacatttaacaaaaatgtcCCATTGGAGCCAACTTTTGAAGAACACCACTTTGATCAGCGCATTGACCACTTCAACTTTCAAACTGTAGGTGAACAAAAATACAAGCAAAGATATCTCATTACAG ATCAGTACTGGAAAAAGTCCGATGGTCCCATATTCTTTTACACTGGCAATGAAGGGGATATTTATGGTCTCAAAAAAGCTAGTGGTTTTCTCACAGACTTGGCATTTAAAATGCAAGCCCTTGTTGTATTTGCTGAACAT AGATATTATGGCACATCCCTACCATTTGGTAACGATTCTTTTACTGACGATCATGTTGGATTTCTAACAATTGAGCAAGCTTTGGCTGATTATGCTTATCTTATAAAATACCTCAAGCAACAGTATGCTGCTTTGAATTCACCAGTTATAGCATTTGGCGGAAG CTATGGTGGACAATTAGCAGCTTATATAAGGATAAAATATCCAAATCTGGTCGCTGGCTCACTTGCTGCAAGTGCTCCTCTGTATTGGTTAACAGGCTTTGGGGACAGACATGGGTTTTGGAAGTCTGTGACAGAACAGTTCGGAAAACATACCGATGCTTGCgtaaataaaatcaagaaaGGATTCGCAGAAACTGCAAG ACATGCCACTACGGGCAACTTTGCTGAAATTAGCCAAGCTTTTACAACTTGCCATCCGTTAACAATTGAATCACTTAATCACTTGTACGGGTGGGTTAGAAATGCTTTTGCACAACTTGCCATGCGGAATTATCCTTATCCTACAAACTCTCGTGCTTCTTTTCCTGGATATCCTGTCAAT GTTGCCTGTCAAATTATCTTGGCTAAAGAAACTGCAATGGAAGGCTTGGCTGCGGGTGCAGGATTTTTCTATAACAGAACTTCATCTTCTAAAAACCCCAATGCTATTCAATGCTTTGACATATACAAAGAATACATTGAATGTGCTGACCCAACAGGATGTGGTTTTGGCAATGAAGCTAAAGCTTGGAATTATCAG gcaTGCACTGAGGTAATTCTTCCTGGTGGCAGTAACAACGAAACAGACATGTTTCCTTCTTTGCCATTTACGCTTGAGATGAGGGACAAATACTGTAAAGAAAATGTGCACACGACACCACGAAATGATTGGCTGGCAATAAATGTAAGGAATATAAAGGAAATGTAA